A region of Moorena producens PAL-8-15-08-1 DNA encodes the following proteins:
- a CDS encoding M23 family metallopeptidase: MRSGYLSRLLIFAGLSLTSLIGLSTLSSLPSQPVTASEPPSSLVAGVRSFAKGGSFPVENFRGYTSGFGYRPSPRGSGWEFHRGLDIAAPEGSYIRNWWSGKVIKISDGTACGTSITIQSGKWQHIYCHMKGYAVKNGGTRYLIDNSGGIQIKEGQLLPSGARIGRVGMTGRTTGPHLHWGLKYGKQYVDPAQVLRAMYKTRV; encoded by the coding sequence ATGCGCAGTGGTTATTTATCAAGGCTTCTAATTTTCGCTGGACTGAGTTTAACGAGTTTAATCGGTTTAAGTACCCTTTCGAGTTTGCCCAGCCAGCCAGTAACTGCATCAGAACCTCCCTCAAGCTTGGTAGCCGGAGTAAGAAGTTTTGCCAAAGGGGGTTCCTTTCCCGTAGAAAACTTCCGGGGCTACACCTCTGGCTTCGGTTACCGACCCTCTCCTAGAGGTTCTGGATGGGAATTCCACCGAGGTTTAGACATAGCTGCCCCTGAAGGAAGCTATATCCGTAACTGGTGGAGTGGTAAAGTAATTAAAATTTCTGATGGTACTGCTTGCGGCACCTCAATAACTATTCAATCGGGCAAGTGGCAGCACATCTACTGTCACATGAAAGGATACGCAGTTAAAAATGGAGGTACTCGCTATTTAATTGACAACTCCGGTGGGATTCAGATCAAGGAAGGCCAACTGTTGCCTTCTGGAGCTAGAATCGGTCGAGTAGGGATGACTGGTCGTACCACCGGTCCTCATCTGCACTGGGGATTGAAGTATGGCAAGCAATACGTTGACCCAGCCCAGGTGCTGCGGGCAATGTATAAAACACGAGTTTGA
- a CDS encoding photosystem II reaction center protein T produces the protein MESVAYILILTLALGTLFFAIAFREPPKIGK, from the coding sequence ATGGAATCAGTTGCTTATATCTTAATCTTGACCTTAGCCCTAGGCACCCTATTTTTTGCCATTGCTTTTCGGGAACCGCCTAAGATTGGTAAGTAG
- the nrdR gene encoding transcriptional regulator NrdR: MRCPSCHHTESRVLESRSTEAGKSVRRRRECLGCKHRFTTYERIEFVPITVIKRDGKRESFDRSKLLRGIIRACEKTGILQKRLEALVDEIEAELQQRFGREVISHEIGELVLRYLRSESEVAYVRFASVYGKFQGIRDFVTTLEDLQQEDVPMEIPQVPPTPSDQVEEIKTSTSV; the protein is encoded by the coding sequence ATGCGATGCCCCTCTTGTCACCACACCGAGAGCCGCGTTCTTGAGTCTCGTTCTACTGAGGCAGGGAAAAGTGTGAGGCGACGTCGGGAGTGTTTGGGATGCAAACATCGCTTCACGACATATGAGCGGATCGAATTTGTGCCAATAACTGTGATCAAGCGGGATGGCAAGCGGGAATCATTTGACCGTTCCAAGTTGTTACGGGGAATTATACGTGCTTGTGAAAAAACCGGTATTCTCCAAAAACGCCTGGAAGCATTGGTTGATGAGATTGAAGCAGAATTGCAACAGCGATTTGGTCGGGAAGTCATCAGTCACGAAATTGGCGAGTTAGTCTTGCGCTACCTACGTTCGGAGAGTGAAGTGGCTTATGTACGCTTTGCTTCGGTCTATGGCAAATTTCAAGGGATTAGAGATTTTGTTACTACCCTAGAGGATCTCCAACAGGAAGATGTACCAATGGAAATCCCCCAGGTTCCGCCAACCCCCTCAGATCAGGTAGAAGAAATAAAGACATCCACTTCGGTGTAA
- a CDS encoding AAA family ATPase codes for MDDLGIRKYTGDGKCRYKPLPGAWQEPEPYIASKALADAVNTALYLRRPLLLEGDPGCGKTRLAYAVAYELGYPLYSCYIRSTSRAQDLLYDYDAIGRLYDIQERQTAGNPSQPLYRRNYVTLGELGEAIKQSQNDIPSVLLIDEIDKADRDFSNDLLLGLERLQFQVKEVINVRFDALKGKTKEERRDFLPLIIITSNREKELPKPFLRRCLFYYLKFPENATLTQIIQSHFKTDITRVSEAAIQKFGELRGLRSWQKIPGTSEFLDWLRILERDQQGNQSTAEALADTPTANLPHLETLVKTQQDHEALSRTRIPD; via the coding sequence ATGGATGACTTAGGGATAAGAAAGTACACAGGTGACGGTAAGTGTCGCTACAAACCGCTTCCTGGTGCATGGCAAGAGCCAGAACCTTACATTGCTTCTAAGGCTTTGGCAGATGCAGTTAATACTGCTCTCTACCTGCGTCGTCCTTTATTATTAGAAGGTGACCCAGGCTGCGGGAAAACGCGCTTAGCTTATGCGGTTGCCTATGAACTGGGTTATCCCCTCTATAGCTGCTACATCCGCTCTACCAGTCGAGCCCAGGATTTACTTTATGATTATGATGCCATAGGTCGGTTGTATGACATTCAGGAACGTCAAACCGCAGGTAATCCCAGCCAACCTTTGTACCGCAGAAATTATGTTACCCTAGGAGAGTTGGGCGAGGCAATTAAGCAATCACAAAATGACATTCCTTCGGTGCTTCTCATTGATGAAATTGATAAAGCAGATCGGGATTTTTCTAATGACTTGCTCCTAGGATTAGAGCGATTGCAATTCCAAGTTAAAGAAGTAATAAACGTTCGTTTTGATGCTTTAAAAGGGAAAACAAAAGAAGAACGAAGAGATTTTTTACCGTTAATTATTATCACCAGTAATAGGGAAAAAGAATTGCCAAAACCCTTCCTACGTCGTTGTTTATTTTACTACCTTAAATTTCCAGAAAATGCTACCCTAACACAGATTATCCAGAGTCATTTTAAAACTGATATTACCCGCGTATCCGAAGCAGCTATCCAAAAATTTGGAGAACTGCGGGGATTGAGAAGTTGGCAAAAAATACCAGGTACTAGTGAATTTTTAGATTGGTTGAGAATTTTGGAACGGGATCAACAAGGGAATCAAAGTACTGCTGAAGCATTAGCGGATACTCCAACCGCCAATCTGCCTCATCTAGAAACTCTAGTCAAAACTCAACAGGATCATGAGGCCCTGAGCAGGACCAGGATACCAGATTAG
- the ftsH gene encoding ATP-dependent zinc metalloprotease FtsH, whose amino-acid sequence MSQGKTKEQTAMKKRFWMRAWMANAEVNTSPQPLANPEVRLQQPQENRKLVKFWRIAASLLLWQGVILGTPAQAQLKQEKSLTYSELLEKVKNREVAKIEIDEATKIAKVSLKEAKENEPPQRVALFDQNSLLLKELRQQNVPTEIKRSADNSAALGLIANLFLLLLLLAGLMMILRRSASNSGQALNFGKSRARFQMEAKTGVLFDDVAGIQEAKEELQEVVTFLKQPERFTAVGARIPKGVLLVGPPGTGKTLLAKAIAGEAGVPFFSISGSEFVEMFVGVGASRVRDLFRKAKENAPCLVFIDEIDAVGRQRGAGIGGGNDEREQTLNQLLTEMDGFEGNTGIIIIAATNRPDVLDAALLRPGRFDRQVIVDYPDYKGRNNILEVHARNKKIDPEVCLETVAKRTPGFTGADLANLLNEAAILTARRRKDAITMLEINDAIDRVVAGMEGTPLVDSKNKRLIAYHEVGHAVISTLLPDHDPVQKVTLIPRGQARGLTWYIPDEEQGLITRAQLKAQITAALGGRAAEEEIFGEAEVTTGAVGDLRQVTSRARQMVTRFGMSDLGPLSLEDPGGEVFLGGNVINRAEYSEKIAAHIDAQVRTIVQHCHGHARQLVRENRVIIDRLVDLLIDQETIEGDQLRKIVEEQTQMDKEQLVVS is encoded by the coding sequence TTGAGTCAAGGCAAGACCAAAGAGCAAACAGCCATGAAGAAACGTTTCTGGATGAGAGCATGGATGGCTAATGCAGAGGTAAACACCTCTCCACAGCCGCTGGCAAATCCTGAGGTTAGATTACAGCAACCTCAGGAAAACCGCAAGTTAGTCAAATTCTGGCGTATTGCTGCCAGTTTGCTCCTTTGGCAAGGGGTGATACTGGGTACCCCAGCCCAAGCACAGCTTAAACAAGAGAAATCTCTAACCTATAGTGAGCTATTAGAGAAAGTTAAAAATCGGGAAGTCGCTAAAATAGAAATTGATGAAGCTACTAAGATTGCTAAAGTTAGCCTAAAGGAGGCCAAGGAGAATGAACCTCCTCAACGAGTTGCTTTGTTCGATCAAAACTCCTTGCTACTCAAGGAACTCCGTCAACAGAATGTTCCCACTGAAATTAAGCGCTCTGCCGATAACTCAGCCGCTTTAGGTCTAATTGCCAACTTATTTTTGCTTCTGTTGTTACTAGCAGGCTTGATGATGATCCTGCGACGCTCTGCGAGTAATTCTGGTCAAGCCTTAAACTTTGGCAAATCCCGAGCACGGTTTCAGATGGAAGCCAAAACCGGGGTTCTGTTTGATGATGTAGCAGGTATTCAAGAAGCTAAGGAGGAATTGCAAGAAGTCGTCACATTCCTCAAACAACCAGAACGCTTTACTGCTGTTGGAGCACGCATCCCGAAAGGTGTGCTGCTAGTCGGTCCTCCAGGAACTGGTAAAACTCTCTTAGCCAAAGCGATCGCTGGTGAAGCAGGAGTTCCCTTCTTTAGCATCTCTGGTTCCGAATTCGTGGAAATGTTTGTGGGTGTTGGTGCCTCCCGTGTCCGTGACTTGTTCAGAAAAGCCAAAGAAAATGCCCCTTGCTTGGTCTTCATTGATGAAATTGATGCAGTAGGACGGCAACGGGGAGCAGGGATTGGCGGTGGAAACGATGAACGGGAGCAAACCCTTAACCAATTGCTGACGGAAATGGATGGGTTTGAAGGCAACACAGGTATTATTATTATTGCTGCCACTAATCGCCCAGATGTCCTGGATGCTGCACTATTACGTCCTGGACGCTTTGACAGACAAGTTATTGTGGATTACCCTGACTACAAAGGCAGGAATAACATTCTGGAAGTCCACGCTCGCAACAAAAAGATTGACCCTGAGGTTTGTCTAGAAACTGTTGCTAAGCGTACCCCTGGGTTTACTGGTGCTGACTTAGCCAACCTACTCAACGAAGCGGCAATCCTGACTGCCCGCCGCCGCAAAGATGCCATTACTATGCTCGAGATCAATGATGCTATTGACCGGGTGGTAGCTGGGATGGAAGGCACTCCTCTAGTGGACAGCAAGAATAAGCGATTAATTGCCTACCATGAAGTAGGACATGCTGTAATTTCCACTCTCTTACCGGATCACGACCCGGTACAGAAAGTAACCCTAATTCCCCGAGGGCAAGCCCGTGGTTTGACCTGGTATATTCCTGATGAAGAGCAAGGTTTGATTACTCGGGCTCAACTAAAAGCCCAAATTACTGCTGCTTTAGGGGGTAGAGCGGCAGAAGAAGAAATTTTTGGTGAGGCTGAAGTGACTACTGGTGCTGTTGGGGACTTGCGACAAGTTACCTCGCGAGCACGGCAGATGGTAACCCGCTTTGGAATGAGTGATTTGGGTCCTCTGTCCTTAGAAGATCCAGGGGGAGAAGTCTTTCTAGGGGGTAATGTGATTAATAGGGCTGAGTACTCAGAGAAAATTGCTGCCCACATTGATGCCCAAGTTCGCACAATTGTGCAGCATTGCCATGGCCATGCTCGTCAGTTAGTCCGGGAAAATCGGGTAATAATTGACCGATTAGTAGACCTGTTGATAGATCAAGAAACTATCGAAGGAGACCAGTTACGCAAAATTGTAGAAGAACAAACCCAGATGGACAAGGAACAATTGGTAGTTTCGTAG